The following coding sequences are from one Ovis canadensis isolate MfBH-ARS-UI-01 breed Bighorn chromosome 7, ARS-UI_OviCan_v2, whole genome shotgun sequence window:
- the PNMA1 gene encoding paraneoplastic antigen Ma1 produces the protein MAMTLLEDWCRGMDVNSQRALLVWGIPVNCDEAEIEETLQAAMPQVHYRVLGRMFWREENAKAALLELTGTVDYAAIPREMPGKGGVWKVVFKPPTSDAEFLERLHLFLAREGWTVQDVARVLGFENPAPAPGPDMPAEMLNYILDNVIKPLIESIWYKKLTLFSGRDIPGPGEETFEPWLEHANEVIEEWQVSDIEKRRRLMESLRGPAADVIRILKTNNPDITTAECLKALEQVFGSVESSRDVQVRFLNTYQNPGEKLSAYVIRLEPLLQKVVEKGAIDKDNVNQARLEQVIAGANHSGAIRRQLWLTGAAEGPAPNLFQLLVQIREEEAKEEEEAAEAALLQLGLEGHF, from the coding sequence ATGGCGATGACACTGTTGGAAGACTGGTGCAGAGGGATGGATGTGAATTCCCAGAGAGCCCTGCTGGTCTGGGGGATCCCGGTGAACTGCGATGAGGCTGAAATCGAAGAGACCCTCCAGGCTGCGATGCCCCAGGTGCACTATCGAGTGCTTGGGAGAATGTTCTGGAGGGAAGAGAATGCCAAAGCAGCCTTGTTAGAGCTCACTGGAACTGTGGATTACGCTGCCATCCCTAGGGAGATGCCGGGTAAAGGAGGGGTCTGGAAAGTAGTCTTTAAGCCTCCGACTTCCGACGCTGAATTTCTAGAAAGGTTGCATCTCTTCCTAGCCCGAGAGGGATGGACTGTGCAAGATGTTGCCCGTGTCCTTGGGTTTGAGAACCCCGCTCCGGCCCCAGGCCCAGATATGCCAGCAGAGATGCTAAACTATATTTTGGATAATGTTATTAAGCCTCTTATAGAATCCATATGGTACAAGAAGCTGACGTTGTTCTCGGGGAGGGACATCCCGGGGCCTGGGGAGGAGACATTTGAGCCCTGGCTGGAGCACGCTAATGAGGTCATTGAGGAGTGGCAGGTGTCTGATATAGAAAAGAGGCGGCGGTTGATGGAGAGTCTTCGAGGCCCTGCTGCTGATGTCATCCGCATCCTCAAGACCAACAACCCAGATATTACCACTGCCGAATGCCTGAAGGCGCTTGAGCAGGTGTTTGGAAGCGTGGAGAGCTCCAGGGATGTGCAGGTCAGATTTCTGAACACTTACCAGAACCCGGGAGAAAAATTATCTGCTTATGTCATTCGTCTGGAGCCTCTGCTGCAGAAAGTGGTGGAGAAGGGAGCCATAGATAAAGATAACGTGAACCAAGCCCGCCTGGAACAAGTCATTGCCGGGGCCAACCACAGCGGGGCCATCCGAAGGCAGCTATGGCTGACTGGGGCTGCGGAAGGGCCGGCCCCTAACCTCTTCCAGTTGCTTGTGCAGATCCGTGAGGAGGAGgccaaggaagaggaggaggcggCTGAAGCCGCCCTCTTGCAGTTAGGCCTGGAGGGGCACTTCTGA